Proteins encoded together in one Pseudoxanthobacter soli DSM 19599 window:
- the cysN gene encoding sulfate adenylyltransferase subunit CysN codes for MSLVAQSALDAEAFADYLTVHENKSLLRFLTCGSVDDGKSTLIGRLLYDTKLLFEDQLATLSSDSRKHGTTGEDLDFALLVDGLAAEREQGITIDVAYRFFTTEKRKFIVADTPGHEQYTRNMATGASNSDLAVILVDARQGILTQTRRHSFIVSLLGIRHVVLAVNKIDLVGFSQARFDEIVAEYRAFAADFGFETLVAVPLSARFGDNVLEPSANTPWYDGPTLVQHLETVEVEDRAIRAPFRMPVQWVNRPNLDFRGFSGTIAGGTVRPGDAVVVASSGRTSKVRAIVTADGALAQAGAGEAVTLTLEDEVDISRGDIIAAADARPEVSDQFAAHLIWMVDEPLLPGRPYLIKAGTRTVAATFTEIKHKIDVNTFQKLAAKTLALNEVAVVNVSTQDPIAFDRFSDLPATGAFIVIDRMTNATVGAGMIDFGLRRATNVHWQALEVTKASRAEMKRQKPVVLWFTGLSGAGKSTIANLVEKKLHELSRHTYMLDGDNVRHGLNRDLGFTEADRVENIRRVAETAKLFVDAGLIVLVSFISPFRAERRMARELVEAGEFVEIFVDTPLAVAEERDVKGLYKRARKGEIKNFTGIDSPYEAPESPEIHLHAAEQSAAEAAERIVAYMLDNGYLG; via the coding sequence ATGAGCCTTGTCGCCCAGTCCGCCCTCGATGCCGAAGCGTTCGCCGACTATCTCACGGTGCACGAGAACAAGAGCCTGCTGCGGTTCCTGACCTGCGGCAGCGTCGACGACGGCAAGTCGACGCTGATCGGCCGGCTGCTCTATGACACCAAGCTCCTGTTCGAGGACCAGCTCGCGACACTTTCGAGCGATTCCCGCAAGCACGGCACGACGGGCGAGGATCTCGATTTCGCGCTTCTCGTCGACGGGCTTGCCGCCGAGCGCGAACAGGGCATCACCATCGATGTCGCCTATCGCTTCTTCACCACGGAGAAGCGCAAGTTCATCGTGGCCGATACGCCCGGCCACGAGCAGTACACCCGCAACATGGCGACCGGGGCCTCGAACTCCGACCTCGCGGTGATCCTGGTCGATGCGCGCCAGGGCATCCTGACCCAGACCCGGCGGCATTCCTTCATCGTGTCGCTGCTCGGCATCCGTCATGTCGTGCTGGCGGTGAACAAGATCGACCTCGTCGGCTTCTCGCAGGCGCGGTTCGACGAGATCGTGGCGGAATATCGCGCGTTCGCGGCGGATTTCGGCTTCGAGACGCTGGTGGCGGTGCCGCTTTCCGCCCGCTTCGGCGACAACGTGCTGGAGCCGAGCGCCAACACGCCATGGTACGACGGCCCGACTCTGGTGCAGCACCTGGAGACCGTCGAGGTCGAGGACCGCGCCATCCGCGCGCCGTTCCGGATGCCGGTGCAGTGGGTGAACCGGCCGAACCTCGATTTCCGCGGCTTCTCCGGCACCATCGCCGGCGGCACCGTGCGGCCGGGCGACGCCGTGGTGGTGGCGTCCTCCGGGCGGACCTCGAAGGTGCGCGCCATCGTGACCGCCGACGGCGCCCTCGCGCAGGCCGGGGCGGGCGAGGCGGTGACGCTGACGCTCGAGGACGAGGTCGACATCTCCCGCGGCGACATCATCGCCGCCGCCGACGCACGGCCGGAGGTTTCCGACCAGTTCGCCGCCCACCTGATCTGGATGGTCGACGAGCCGCTGCTTCCGGGCCGTCCCTACCTGATCAAGGCCGGCACCCGCACCGTCGCGGCGACCTTCACCGAGATCAAGCACAAGATCGACGTCAACACGTTCCAGAAGCTGGCAGCCAAGACGCTGGCGCTGAACGAGGTGGCGGTCGTCAACGTCTCGACCCAGGACCCGATCGCGTTCGACCGCTTCTCGGACCTGCCCGCGACTGGCGCCTTCATCGTGATCGACCGCATGACCAATGCCACGGTCGGCGCGGGCATGATCGATTTCGGCCTGCGGCGCGCGACCAACGTGCACTGGCAGGCGCTGGAGGTGACCAAGGCCTCGCGGGCGGAAATGAAGCGGCAGAAGCCGGTCGTTCTCTGGTTCACGGGATTGTCGGGCGCCGGCAAGTCGACCATCGCCAATCTGGTCGAGAAGAAGCTCCACGAGCTGTCGCGCCACACCTACATGCTCGACGGCGACAACGTGCGCCACGGCCTCAACCGCGACCTCGGCTTCACCGAGGCGGACCGGGTGGAGAACATCCGTCGCGTTGCGGAAACGGCGAAGCTGTTCGTCGATGCCGGCCTGATCGTGCTGGTGTCGTTCATCTCGCCGTTCCGCGCCGAGCGGCGCATGGCGCGCGAACTGGTCGAGGCGGGCGAGTTCGTCGAGATCTTCGTCGACACGCCGCTGGCGGTCGCGGAGGAGCGCGACGTGAAGGGGCTCTACAAGCGCGCCCGCAAGGGTGAGATCAAGAACTTCACCGGCATCGACAGCCCCTACGAGGCGCCGGAGTCGCCGGAAATCCACCTTCACGCCGCCGAACAATCCGCCGCCGAGGCCGCCGAGCGGATCGTCGCCTACATGCTCGACAACGGCTATCTGGGCTGA
- the hutG gene encoding N-formylglutamate deformylase, with protein sequence MTWLTVTRGDAPLLVSMPHTGTTLPDGIENDLVSRELALHDTDWWIDRLYDFAAGLGATVVHTAVSRTVIDVNRDPSGASLYPGQATTGLCPVTTFDGRPLYRPGREPDLGEIERRKQTYFTPYHDALSREVSRLREAHPAIVVYDCHSIRSFVPRLFDGELPILNIGTNGGLSAAPEIERLVVEACAGSSVSHVLNGRFKGGWITRSLGNPAAGVHAVQMEIACRGYIDETEEGTPIYDPAVATPMRLFLTDLLTSLRDRAAAMA encoded by the coding sequence TTGACCTGGCTGACCGTCACGCGCGGCGATGCACCGCTGCTGGTGAGCATGCCCCACACCGGCACCACGCTGCCGGACGGGATCGAGAACGATCTCGTCTCGCGGGAGCTCGCCCTCCACGACACCGACTGGTGGATCGACCGCCTTTACGACTTCGCCGCCGGTCTCGGCGCGACCGTTGTCCATACCGCGGTCTCGCGCACCGTCATCGACGTCAACCGCGACCCGTCCGGCGCCTCGCTCTATCCCGGCCAGGCGACCACCGGTCTCTGCCCGGTCACGACGTTCGACGGCCGCCCGCTCTACCGCCCCGGTCGCGAGCCGGATTTGGGCGAGATCGAGCGACGCAAGCAGACCTATTTCACGCCCTACCACGACGCGCTTTCGCGGGAGGTGTCCCGCCTGCGCGAGGCGCATCCCGCCATCGTCGTCTACGACTGCCACTCCATCCGTTCGTTCGTGCCGCGGCTGTTCGACGGCGAGCTGCCGATCCTCAATATCGGCACCAATGGCGGGCTGAGCGCGGCACCGGAGATCGAGCGCCTCGTGGTCGAGGCGTGCGCGGGCTCGTCGGTGTCCCACGTCCTCAATGGCCGCTTCAAGGGCGGCTGGATCACCCGCAGCCTCGGCAACCCGGCTGCCGGCGTCCATGCCGTGCAGATGGAAATCGCCTGCCGCGGCTATATCGACGAGACCGAGGAGGGAACGCCGATCTACGACCCCGCCGTCGCGACGCCGATGCGCCTGTTCCTCACCGATCTCCTGACCAGCCTGCGCGACCGCGCCGCCGCCATGGCGTGA
- a CDS encoding HutD/Ves family protein, with protein MIAATGDHAPAGAATLPAGARLSSLADAKVMPWANGRGVTRELLRRETPDGRLFCRLSVADVVEPGAFSPLPGIDRHLTLIDGQGFTLSVNGRVVPVAFGEPLAFSGDDDVAATKVDGPSRDFNVMVDRAVARAVVSRRDGNFEDVSPAALRCYFVVQGAFAASLLPDRPLAAGDLLELDRDAACPVTFAGSGVLVAVHVNTV; from the coding sequence ATGATCGCGGCGACCGGCGACCACGCCCCGGCCGGCGCGGCCACCCTGCCGGCGGGGGCCCGGCTGTCGTCGCTCGCCGACGCGAAGGTGATGCCGTGGGCCAACGGCCGTGGCGTCACGCGCGAACTCTTGCGGCGCGAGACGCCGGACGGCCGGCTGTTCTGCCGCCTGTCGGTGGCGGACGTGGTGGAGCCCGGCGCCTTCTCGCCCCTGCCGGGCATCGACCGGCATCTCACCCTGATCGACGGCCAGGGCTTCACGCTCTCGGTCAACGGCCGCGTCGTGCCCGTGGCGTTCGGCGAGCCCCTCGCCTTCTCGGGCGACGACGATGTAGCGGCCACGAAGGTCGACGGCCCCTCGCGGGACTTCAACGTGATGGTGGACCGCGCCGTCGCCCGGGCCGTGGTGTCGCGCCGCGACGGCAACTTCGAGGACGTGTCGCCGGCAGCCCTGCGATGCTATTTCGTCGTGCAGGGCGCGTTCGCGGCATCGCTGCTGCCGGATCGCCCGCTCGCCGCGGGCGACCTTCTCGAACTCGATCGCGATGCGGCCTGTCCCGTCACGTTCGCAGGCAGCGGAGTGCTGGTCGCCGTTCACGTCAACACCGTCTAG
- the hutU gene encoding urocanate hydratase encodes MTSNTRYRDIEIRAPRGSELSAKSWLTEAPMRMLMNNLDPDVAENPKELVVYGGIGRAARDWACFDRIVATLKTLSDDETLLVQSGKPVGVFRTHADAPRVLIANSNIVPHWADWEHFNALDREGLMMYGQMTAGSWIYIGSQGIVQGTYETFAEAGRRHYGGDLAGRWILTAGLGGMGGAQPLAASFAGAASLNIECRQAGIDFRLRTRYVDVQAADLDEALAMIGRACAEKKALSVALLGNAAEIVPELVRRGVRPDIVTDQTSAHDPLNGYLPIGWTWDEYRERARLDPAGTTRAAKESMAVHVRAMLDFHAMGVPTVDYGNNIRQMAKEMGVENAFDFPGFVPAYIRPLFCRGIGPFRWAALSGDPEDIYRTDAKVKELLPDNTHLHRWLDMARERISFQGLPARICWVGLGDRAKLGLAFNEMVRSGELKAPIVIGRDHLDSGSVASPNRETEAMRDGSDAVSDWPLLNALLNCASGATWVSLHHGGGVGMGFSQHAGMVIVADGTDAAERRLERVLTNDPATGVMRHADAGYEIAIDCAREKGLNLPMLGA; translated from the coding sequence ATGACCAGCAACACCCGTTACCGCGACATCGAAATCCGTGCGCCGCGCGGCAGCGAGCTCTCCGCGAAAAGCTGGCTCACCGAAGCGCCGATGCGCATGCTGATGAACAATCTCGATCCCGACGTCGCCGAGAACCCGAAGGAACTCGTCGTCTATGGCGGCATCGGGCGGGCCGCCCGCGACTGGGCGTGCTTCGACAGGATCGTCGCCACGCTGAAGACGCTTTCCGATGACGAGACCCTGCTGGTGCAGTCCGGCAAGCCGGTCGGCGTCTTCCGTACCCATGCCGACGCGCCCCGCGTGCTGATCGCGAACTCGAACATCGTGCCGCACTGGGCCGACTGGGAGCACTTCAACGCCCTCGATCGCGAGGGGCTGATGATGTACGGCCAGATGACCGCGGGCTCATGGATCTATATCGGCAGCCAGGGCATCGTGCAGGGCACCTACGAAACCTTCGCCGAAGCCGGCAGACGGCACTATGGCGGCGATCTCGCCGGCCGCTGGATCCTCACCGCCGGCCTCGGCGGCATGGGCGGCGCCCAGCCGCTCGCCGCGAGCTTCGCCGGTGCCGCCTCCCTCAACATCGAATGCCGCCAGGCCGGCATCGATTTCCGCCTCCGCACCCGCTATGTCGACGTGCAGGCCGCCGACCTCGACGAGGCACTGGCGATGATCGGGCGCGCCTGCGCCGAGAAGAAGGCACTGTCGGTCGCGCTCCTCGGCAATGCCGCCGAGATCGTGCCCGAGCTCGTCCGCCGCGGCGTGCGTCCGGACATCGTCACCGACCAGACCTCCGCCCACGATCCCCTGAACGGCTACCTGCCGATCGGCTGGACATGGGATGAATACCGCGAGCGCGCCCGCCTCGACCCGGCCGGCACCACCCGCGCGGCGAAGGAATCCATGGCGGTTCATGTCCGCGCCATGCTGGATTTCCATGCGATGGGCGTGCCGACCGTCGATTACGGCAACAATATCCGCCAGATGGCGAAGGAGATGGGCGTCGAGAACGCCTTCGACTTCCCGGGCTTCGTGCCGGCCTATATCCGACCGCTGTTCTGCCGCGGCATCGGCCCGTTCCGGTGGGCCGCACTCTCCGGCGACCCGGAGGACATCTACCGCACCGACGCCAAGGTGAAGGAGCTTCTTCCCGACAACACCCACCTGCACCGCTGGCTCGACATGGCGCGGGAGCGCATCAGCTTCCAGGGCCTGCCCGCCCGGATCTGCTGGGTGGGTCTCGGCGACCGTGCCAAGCTCGGCCTCGCCTTCAACGAGATGGTGCGCAGCGGCGAACTCAAGGCTCCGATCGTGATCGGCCGTGACCACCTCGATTCCGGCTCCGTCGCCTCGCCCAACCGCGAGACCGAGGCGATGCGCGACGGCTCGGACGCCGTCTCCGACTGGCCGCTCCTGAACGCCCTCCTCAACTGCGCGTCCGGCGCGACGTGGGTTTCGCTGCATCATGGCGGCGGCGTCGGCATGGGCTTCTCGCAGCATGCCGGCATGGTGATCGTCGCCGACGGCACGGACGCCGCCGAGCGGCGGCTGGAGCGCGTCCTGACCAACGATCCCGCGACCGGCGTGATGCGCCATGCCGATGCCGGTTACGAGATCGCCATCGATTGCGCGCGCGAGAAGGGCCTCAACCTGCCCATGCTCGGCGCATGA
- the hutC gene encoding histidine utilization repressor, which produces MSTIDPVIPSERGPGTSLYEGVKRMIDARIVSGEWPPRFRIPSENELVAQLGVSRMTINRALRELAAEGKLVRVQGLGTFVAQGKGQSSIFEVRNIADEIAERGHDHLARIISIDSGKASPEIAESLSISIGDPVYHSVIVHLEDDIPVQLEDRYVNAAVAPAYIDQDFTTITPNRFLTDVAPWTEAEQEIEAVLPAAWEARLLSIGRADPCLLMRRKTWRADQVVTAVRILIPGGRYKLQGRQIAR; this is translated from the coding sequence ATGAGCACTATAGACCCCGTCATTCCGTCCGAACGCGGTCCCGGCACCTCGCTCTACGAGGGCGTGAAGCGCATGATCGATGCCCGCATCGTCAGCGGCGAGTGGCCGCCGCGCTTCCGGATCCCCTCGGAAAACGAGCTCGTCGCCCAGCTCGGCGTCAGCCGCATGACCATCAACCGGGCGCTGCGGGAGCTCGCCGCGGAAGGCAAGCTGGTGCGCGTCCAGGGGCTCGGCACCTTCGTCGCGCAAGGCAAAGGCCAGTCCAGCATCTTCGAAGTGCGCAATATCGCCGACGAGATTGCCGAGCGCGGCCATGACCATCTCGCGCGTATCATCAGCATCGACAGCGGTAAGGCATCGCCTGAAATCGCTGAATCTCTTTCTATTTCAATCGGCGATCCCGTCTATCATTCCGTCATCGTTCATCTAGAGGACGATATACCGGTCCAACTCGAGGATCGCTACGTCAATGCCGCCGTCGCGCCGGCCTATATCGACCAGGATTTCACCACCATCACCCCCAACCGCTTCCTCACCGATGTCGCGCCGTGGACCGAGGCGGAACAGGAGATCGAGGCCGTGCTGCCCGCCGCCTGGGAAGCGCGGCTTCTCTCCATCGGCCGCGCCGATCCGTGCCTGCTGATGCGCCGCAAGACATGGCGCGCCGACCAGGTGGTGACCGCCGTCCGCATCCTCATTCCGGGTGGCCGGTACAAACTGCAGGGGCGCCAGATCGCCCGCTGA